The genomic DNA TAGACACTGCTAAAGGtcttgcttttcttcatggtgcCGAAAGATCTGTCATATACCGGGACTTCAAGACGTCAAACATCTTGCTGGATGTGGTTAGTTGTCTTTTCTTTGACACACACATATACACTCTCGcgtacataatatatatatatatatatagagagagagagagagagagagagagagagagagtgcttTTATAAAATGAAGTACATCATATTTTAGTTGCCATTTGGAAAATTAAGAAGACTGGCCTTCTGAGCATTGGGTTAGTAAAAATTCAACTTCCACTAGCGAAGCTCTAAGTCAGAACTTTGATATGGAAATAGACAAGAGAGAAGATGAAAGGCCCATAAAGTgaaattatgcatttttttttccctttcccttttttGGGCAAATAAATACTAGTAtccattttatcaaacaagGATAAGCATGAATGATTTTACTGAGGATGTTCGGTTGGCTTCCACtgaataaatttgaaataaaaacgTGCAGGACTTTAATGCGAAGCTTTCAGACTTTGGCCTTGCAAAGGATGGGCCAATGGGAGATCAAACCCATGTTTCAACACGAGTGATGGGTACTTATGGATATGCTGCTCCTGAGTATGTAATGACTggtgagttttttattttgtttaacaGTAAACAGTGCTGATATTTTTTagttagtgattttttttttctttcttgttttaagattttgaatttttcactttttccatATAAAGGAggattttgtttactttttcttGCGACTATAGAACCTTCGCTATTTCTAGTTGGCATTGAAGAACTGATATAAGATGTTCTCATCACTTTCAAGTAGGAAAATGATAACATAGATTGCATAAAGATTTGGACCTTTCCAGTTTGTAATTGACTGAAATTTCCCAAGTTCTTTTGTTGCAAAGTtggaaagaaagaggaagaaatttcTTAGTTTTCGTgctcttctatatatatataataaaaaacacaaagaagCTTTCGTGCTCTTCTCTCCCTTATGGGTTGAAAAGTTATTGTTAAAACTGGAGAGGGCCTGTGagaagcaaaataaataaaagtaacaatttAGATATTTTCTTTCTGGCTTGTTTTCTCtccaaaaaagaacaaaaaaaaaaaaaattgcttgctTCTCCAGCTTTATTTGCACAACCAGgcatcaaaataatataaaatattttcccttttatcTCTACAATTGTACCTCTTctcaaataaaacaaacaaaaaatgagtACCTCATTTGAAAGGaaatatatgatcatataaatCAACATTCATACACAACACTACAATGTAACAGCTATAGATTGGAAGTAGAAACTACTTATAGTCCATGAACTAAAGTTTAAACTTATCTTGCCAGGGCATTTAACGGCTCGCAGTGATGTTTATGGATTTGGGGTAGTACTACTTGAGTTGCTCATCGGAAGGAGAGCATTGGACAAGAGCAGACCAAGCCGAGAACACAACTTGGTCGAGTGGGCCCGCCCACTCTTGAACCATAACAAGAAGCTTCTGAGGATCTTAGATCCTAGGCTGGAGGGGCAGTACTCAGAGAAAGCAGCAATGAAGGTGGCCCATTTGGCATACCAATGCCTTAGCCAAAACCCCAAAGGGAGGCCTGTCATGAGCCAGGTTGTCAACATCCTGGAGAATTTTCAGTCGAAGGCAGAAAACCAGGAGGAGGCATTGCTTCACAATGGAGGAGGCAGTAGTCTAACCCTTTATGAGGTTCCAAAGGATACCCCTGCCACTGAGTCAGAGAAGAGACACCCATCCAGAAGTGAGAGGGAGCCTGAGGTGCAGAGGAGCAAACCAGGGAAAGTAAGGAGCAAAAGTGAGCCTTCCCATGATTGTGATCTATTTAGCCATTCTCCCCATTTGTCTGATGAGAAATATGCTTCTTTCAGAAATTGAACCTGTAAGTTAACTTGTATAAGATCTGTAACTTTTCTGTCCACTCCAtgttttgagataattattcttcttctctaaaaaaaaattgtgaattcaTGCCCTTCtcattttattctattttatgaGCAATCAGGGAAAGAGTCTTTGTATCTTCATCATCCAATAGTTGGGGAGGATGAAAATAAGCCAGTTTATCAATGGTCTTGTAATATAGTGGTATTTCTCCCAATTTGAAGGATGTATGGAGTTTCAATTCGCTTACATAAGTATGGAATTTTGTAGAATTATAAGACGACTTGCCGTTGAGAAGTGCTGTTGGTGTGAGTCACTTTGGTAAGTGATGGCTAATATGTCGAATTATAATGTCATTGCAGAGTGCTCCCACCAAGAACTGATATAACGGCATTAGTTCGCCACCACTCTTGTCATTTGGTTCATTACTtgtcttttcttattttcttcaaattggtaACTCCgtcaattaaattaacatttgtttttttatttgacattaCTCGTTAGAGCATATAATTATCATATAGGCTTTTAAAATGCATGTAAGAATCGTAAGCTGTGTTTGGCAATAGAATGGAAAAAGGAAGTGAAATggtactgtagcagatttgattgatatgagaaaaaaaaacaaaaatatttttgtataaaaaaagtaaaaaaatttgttttgtagtgattttttatttgaataataataaaaaagaattgatGTCATGtcaaaagtaagaatgtttgagttaattttgaaaagaattttttttatttttgagtccGGTCTGGTCCGGCcttttgccaaacatagctGTATATAGCATTGTTAATGTTATTAGAAATGCATGAAAAAATTAGATGCAATAAAAGTGTTATTTTAGTAGGCTTTGTTTAGGAATTTCCTCCGAGAACCCCGGTTTTGACCAAAAAACTTGTCCCTTTTACCACATGTTTGCAGCAGAAGAGGCTACacccttttttttccttctatttttagGCCCTAGATTTGTGATGTCTCTTAATTTTCACAagggacataaatttcctccaaatcaatTAAAAAGATATATCCTCCAACtaatttaaaatagtatcaagTATCcagaaacatttaaaatgttagtCTAAGTAAACTATAATTAATgaccttaaaaatttaatgtgcgttttacacttggcactattttaaataagttGAACGATATTTCCTTTAGACtgatttggaaaaaatttctgtccattgtCACAATTATATCCTCAGAGTTTGACAACCTACATCCATTTTGTTTGACATGATAGAATCAATCTGACATTTGAGAGACAAAACTAATGTTTTTAGCATTACAATTTACACAGAAAATACAAGGACGAAAAATGCATTATATTATAGATGAACCAGGAGCACCACCTAACCAACAGAGAGCGAGACAGAACTAGGGCATA from Corylus avellana chromosome ca6, CavTom2PMs-1.0 includes the following:
- the LOC132184770 gene encoding probable serine/threonine-protein kinase PBL17 isoform X1, with the protein product MGICFSIEEKQLQQQQQQQQLLQKQDPLQQQFMKRSQVGHESATPPNTLERSASSTPLPPKNVKDLRENPGYSNVDIFTYEEMRLATKCFRPDLILGEGGFGIVYKGVIDENVRPGYKTTQVAIKELNREGFQGDREWLTEVNYLGQLRHSNLVKLIGYCCEDEHRLLVYEYMASGSLERHLFRRVGSTLTWSKRMKIALDTAKGLAFLHGAERSVIYRDFKTSNILLDVDFNAKLSDFGLAKDGPMGDQTHVSTRVMGTYGYAAPEYVMTGHLTARSDVYGFGVVLLELLIGRRALDKSRPSREHNLVEWARPLLNHNKKLLRILDPRLEGQYSEKAAMKVAHLAYQCLSQNPKGRPVMSQVVNILENFQSKAENQEEALLHNGGGSSLTLYEVPKDTPATESEKRHPSRSEREPEVQRSKPGKVRSKSEPSHDCDLFSHSPHLSDEKYASFRN
- the LOC132184770 gene encoding probable serine/threonine-protein kinase PBL17 isoform X2, producing MGICFSIEEKQLQQQQQQQQLLQKQDPLQQQFMKRSQGHESATPPNTLERSASSTPLPPKNVKDLRENPGYSNVDIFTYEEMRLATKCFRPDLILGEGGFGIVYKGVIDENVRPGYKTTQVAIKELNREGFQGDREWLTEVNYLGQLRHSNLVKLIGYCCEDEHRLLVYEYMASGSLERHLFRRVGSTLTWSKRMKIALDTAKGLAFLHGAERSVIYRDFKTSNILLDVDFNAKLSDFGLAKDGPMGDQTHVSTRVMGTYGYAAPEYVMTGHLTARSDVYGFGVVLLELLIGRRALDKSRPSREHNLVEWARPLLNHNKKLLRILDPRLEGQYSEKAAMKVAHLAYQCLSQNPKGRPVMSQVVNILENFQSKAENQEEALLHNGGGSSLTLYEVPKDTPATESEKRHPSRSEREPEVQRSKPGKVRSKSEPSHDCDLFSHSPHLSDEKYASFRN